From Leptospira ellinghausenii, a single genomic window includes:
- the ybeY gene encoding rRNA maturation RNase YbeY encodes MNPKLQVFTNWNDETDQVEIDPELVIQNCELILQHMAPKFLQSLELSVFIVNDQMMSEINGERRGKSKTTDVLSFPLYDESLKIPVQILGEVVISMETCKKQAIEIGHSVIDEFYRLLVHGILHLFGYDHETNEEDAVLMRKMEDECLDLVFAT; translated from the coding sequence ATGAATCCTAAACTTCAGGTTTTCACAAATTGGAATGACGAAACAGACCAAGTGGAAATCGATCCAGAGTTAGTCATCCAAAATTGTGAACTCATTTTACAGCACATGGCTCCCAAATTTTTACAATCGTTGGAACTTTCCGTGTTCATTGTGAATGACCAAATGATGTCGGAAATTAATGGGGAACGTCGAGGAAAATCAAAGACAACAGATGTATTGTCGTTTCCATTGTATGACGAATCATTAAAAATACCGGTTCAAATTTTAGGCGAAGTTGTGATTTCCATGGAGACTTGCAAAAAACAAGCAATTGAAATAGGTCATTCCGTTATTGATGAATTTTATCGTCTGCTTGTGCATGGGATCTTACATCTATTTGGTTATGATCATGAAACTAATGAAGAGGATGCAGTTTTAATGAGAAAAATGGAAGATGAATGTTTGGATTTGGTATTTGCAACGTAA
- a CDS encoding PhoH family protein, translated as MDESFTFQEESLYQTVCGISDSKLPLWESRLNVKLIPRGKSLIIQGSEDHVQVALDTFQKVEENFKRRPDKSEYSFFDIDYLVNKVKDSSGGWPTPGSPDFQKEGESWTPKDKIFVTFKGKPIFPRTKNQESFVDSLHKNYITIAMGPAGTGKTFLSIATACRMMQTGEVDRLILTRPAVEAGENLGFLPGDLTQKVNPYLRPIYDALHECIGFEKTSEYLQVGKIEIAPIAFMRGRTLSHSFIILDEAQNCTLPQLKMFLTRFGKNSKMAISGDATQIDLAHGRSGLEKTVYTLRNLNGIETIFFGREDITRHPIVESIVRRFEENESLFNKKQ; from the coding sequence ATGGATGAAAGTTTTACATTTCAGGAAGAATCCCTCTACCAAACGGTATGTGGGATTAGCGACAGCAAACTCCCGTTATGGGAAAGCCGACTGAATGTAAAACTCATCCCTCGTGGAAAATCTCTCATCATCCAAGGGAGTGAAGACCACGTTCAAGTAGCCCTTGATACCTTTCAGAAAGTAGAAGAAAACTTCAAACGAAGACCAGACAAATCCGAATATTCTTTTTTTGACATCGATTACTTGGTGAATAAGGTAAAAGACTCGAGTGGTGGATGGCCAACACCTGGTTCCCCTGACTTCCAAAAGGAAGGAGAATCTTGGACACCGAAAGACAAAATTTTTGTCACCTTCAAAGGAAAACCCATTTTTCCAAGAACCAAAAACCAAGAAAGTTTTGTCGATAGCCTTCATAAAAACTACATCACAATCGCCATGGGACCTGCGGGAACGGGAAAAACATTTTTGTCCATCGCCACTGCTTGCCGTATGATGCAAACAGGAGAGGTGGACAGGCTCATCCTCACAAGGCCTGCTGTGGAAGCAGGAGAAAACTTAGGTTTTTTACCCGGTGACCTAACCCAAAAAGTAAACCCGTATTTACGTCCCATCTATGATGCGTTACACGAATGTATCGGTTTCGAAAAAACGAGTGAATACTTACAAGTGGGTAAAATTGAAATTGCGCCAATTGCCTTTATGAGAGGCCGAACCCTTTCTCATTCCTTTATCATTTTAGATGAAGCCCAAAACTGTACTTTGCCACAGCTCAAAATGTTCCTCACACGGTTTGGGAAAAATTCCAAAATGGCAATTTCGGGAGATGCCACACAAATTGACCTCGCCCATGGTCGGTCAGGCCTTGAAAAAACAGTTTACACTCTTCGAAATTTGAATGGAATAGAGACAATTTTTTTCGGAAGGGAAGACATTACCCGTCACCCGATTGTGGAATCGATTGTCCGACGATTTGAAGAAAACGAAAGCCTATTTAACAAAAAACAATGA
- the recO gene encoding DNA repair protein RecO, whose translation MAIRKETGIIIQSKDIGDSDRLISLAGESQVRMNFISKGIRKSKRRAIISTEIGCLVEVDFYDQAEKDWKSTKEIHLIKRFDELKSDYIGTLFVFYITELTSQLYPEGENHPFLFQLLSGSLETSNTNGFRKEILPFFKIRALTHMGHFPSEFYCHTCGEEVLTKSKAYFSVDSREFLCSDCHPISKDHLPVLKLFHTMLSKKFSNVLVIFPREFEYREGDMILNQFIRSLFGKELKSYFEFYRTIGDL comes from the coding sequence ATGGCAATACGAAAAGAAACAGGAATCATCATCCAAAGTAAAGACATCGGTGATAGTGACCGACTGATTAGTCTTGCCGGGGAATCCCAAGTCCGAATGAATTTTATCAGTAAAGGGATTCGTAAATCCAAACGACGTGCCATCATTTCAACAGAAATTGGTTGTTTGGTGGAAGTAGATTTTTACGACCAAGCAGAGAAGGACTGGAAATCGACAAAAGAAATCCATTTGATCAAACGTTTTGATGAACTAAAGTCTGATTATATAGGAACCCTTTTTGTTTTCTACATTACGGAACTTACTTCTCAATTGTATCCTGAAGGGGAAAATCATCCTTTTTTATTCCAGTTACTTTCTGGTAGTTTGGAAACAAGTAATACAAATGGTTTTCGAAAGGAAATTTTGCCATTTTTTAAAATCAGAGCACTAACCCATATGGGCCATTTCCCCTCGGAATTTTATTGCCATACATGCGGGGAGGAAGTCCTCACAAAATCTAAGGCTTATTTTTCAGTTGATTCCCGTGAATTTTTATGTTCTGATTGCCATCCCATTTCCAAAGATCATTTGCCTGTTTTAAAACTATTTCACACAATGTTATCTAAGAAATTTTCAAATGTTTTGGTTATTTTTCCGAGAGAGTTTGAATACAGAGAAGGTGATATGATCCTGAATCAATTTATACGTTCTCTTTTTGGAAAAGAGTTAAAATCTTATTTTGAGTTTTATCGAACGATTGGTGATTTATGA
- a CDS encoding HD family phosphohydrolase produces the protein MKAIFDSSMTSVTDFLTKVRPVSVVRNIQIILVFLTLLFVTYVLSIPFFGQSKVNTDPDGLFSEGKIAPETIQSVKEFSYEDIEKTNLEKQKAKSNVPFAFDKDFGVLVAGIDTNLSEDLEILRILLQEGKSNPSVVKDRIPRWRNRTNEEIQAILDYPRKDKLKNFIQQYTNLIFSKYCIVKEDLPFAKELDKAGAKIRNIGTQDHTTIIDGNLVIPRSQIYKDGPVTAVLSKLASEKLPNVSDSLLKAVSRIGLYYVYSYPACNYNPEETENARVKAATAVVVQKSRIQANEIIVRAGDVITPEVKLKLDMMNLYATRANLASIISIFLTQCVLIVIVGFYLIRYRPNRLNDLSSNLIIFFTLWIVIASIYLLSKVFYATDSDLSAVYYFGMFVPVGMLCLLLGFVYDEQLSIAIGFFLSFAVFFASRYNPTSFMLAFTVAVMSSIYGRRLLKRIDFLKAGFLLTFVQILVTTAGYLFDGREFFVSSGAGFFKDLTNSNLFRITVMCFVNGFASATAVQFLLPLYEYIFNIPTRFKLIELADTGHPLLQQLLTKAPSTYTHTFMVAALSERAAQNLNLDRLLVRVGVYFHDIGKIPNAGFFVENQHLIPKPEHIDKNNPALAAKTVIDHVLDGIEMAKKARLPREIISFIPEHHGTSTMAFFYHKALQEISSSARKNINKKDFQYPGPKPQSKETAIVMIADSLEAASRSLDEVSQESLDELIRKIINSKLAENQLDESGLTIGDLEIIKASFKEVLLSSLHQRPKYPKPEDTKALETANTKKPKS, from the coding sequence ATGAAAGCGATCTTTGATTCTTCTATGACGAGTGTGACTGACTTTTTAACAAAAGTGAGACCTGTCTCTGTAGTTCGTAACATCCAAATCATTTTGGTATTTCTTACGTTACTTTTTGTTACATACGTACTTTCGATTCCTTTTTTTGGGCAATCAAAGGTCAATACAGATCCAGATGGATTATTTTCCGAAGGTAAAATTGCACCTGAAACCATCCAATCGGTAAAAGAATTTTCCTATGAAGATATCGAAAAAACGAATTTAGAAAAACAAAAGGCAAAATCGAATGTTCCCTTTGCTTTTGACAAAGATTTCGGAGTCCTAGTTGCTGGAATTGACACCAATTTATCAGAGGATTTAGAAATCCTTCGCATCTTACTCCAAGAGGGAAAATCCAATCCTTCTGTTGTGAAAGACCGCATCCCACGATGGCGTAATCGTACAAACGAAGAAATCCAAGCGATCTTAGATTATCCGAGAAAAGACAAATTAAAAAACTTCATACAACAATACACCAATTTGATATTTTCAAAGTATTGTATTGTCAAAGAAGATTTACCTTTTGCAAAGGAACTAGACAAAGCAGGAGCTAAAATTCGTAACATTGGCACACAAGACCATACCACCATCATTGATGGGAATTTAGTCATTCCTCGTTCTCAAATCTATAAAGATGGGCCAGTTACTGCCGTCTTGTCTAAGTTAGCTTCTGAAAAATTACCAAACGTTTCTGACTCACTTCTCAAAGCAGTTTCAAGGATTGGATTGTACTATGTGTATTCCTATCCTGCTTGTAATTATAATCCAGAGGAAACAGAAAATGCAAGGGTAAAAGCGGCAACTGCAGTTGTTGTACAAAAAAGCCGAATCCAAGCAAATGAAATCATCGTTAGAGCAGGGGATGTCATCACACCAGAAGTGAAGCTAAAACTGGATATGATGAATTTATATGCGACTCGGGCAAACCTTGCGTCCATCATTTCTATTTTTCTCACTCAGTGTGTGCTTATAGTCATTGTGGGATTTTATTTGATTCGATACAGGCCAAACCGATTGAATGACCTTTCGAGTAACCTCATCATCTTTTTTACGCTTTGGATTGTGATCGCTTCAATTTATTTGTTATCTAAAGTGTTTTATGCAACTGACAGTGATTTGTCGGCAGTATATTATTTTGGAATGTTTGTCCCCGTGGGAATGCTTTGTTTGCTTCTCGGTTTTGTATATGACGAACAACTTTCCATAGCGATTGGATTCTTTTTGTCTTTCGCAGTGTTCTTCGCCTCTCGTTACAATCCCACATCTTTTATGTTAGCGTTCACCGTTGCTGTGATGAGTTCCATTTATGGCAGAAGGTTACTCAAACGAATTGATTTTTTAAAAGCAGGGTTTTTACTCACATTTGTTCAAATCCTTGTGACAACTGCGGGTTATTTGTTTGATGGTAGAGAGTTTTTTGTTTCCAGTGGTGCTGGATTTTTTAAGGACTTAACTAATTCCAATCTCTTTCGAATTACTGTGATGTGTTTTGTGAATGGATTTGCAAGTGCCACTGCAGTTCAGTTTTTACTCCCTTTGTATGAATATATTTTCAATATTCCAACTCGGTTTAAATTGATTGAACTGGCGGACACAGGTCATCCTCTTCTGCAACAGCTTCTTACCAAAGCACCTTCTACCTACACACATACATTTATGGTGGCAGCACTTTCGGAACGAGCAGCTCAGAATTTAAACTTGGACAGACTTCTCGTGAGAGTGGGAGTGTACTTCCATGATATTGGTAAAATTCCAAATGCTGGTTTTTTTGTGGAAAACCAACATTTAATTCCAAAACCAGAACACATTGATAAAAATAATCCGGCACTTGCCGCAAAAACAGTTATCGATCACGTGTTAGATGGGATTGAAATGGCGAAAAAAGCAAGGCTTCCACGGGAGATCATTAGTTTTATCCCAGAACACCATGGAACCTCCACTATGGCATTCTTTTATCATAAAGCTTTACAAGAAATCTCTAGTAGCGCACGGAAAAATATAAACAAAAAAGATTTCCAATACCCAGGTCCTAAACCACAAAGTAAGGAAACCGCAATTGTGATGATTGCTGATTCACTAGAGGCAGCATCACGTTCGTTAGATGAGGTGTCTCAAGAAAGTTTGGATGAGCTAATACGTAAAATCATCAATTCAAAATTAGCAGAGAACCAGTTAGATGAAAGTGGTCTAACCATTGGTGATTTAGAAATCATCAAAGCAAGTTTTAAAGAAGTTTTACTTTCCAGTTTACACCAAAGACCTAAATATCCGAAACCAGAAGATACAAAGGCATTGGAAACAGCGAATACTAAAAAACCAAAATCATGA
- a CDS encoding nicotinamide-nucleotide amidohydrolase family protein, translating to MSPFIVILSTGSELTAGRSLDTNSGWIANQLFELGWKVKKFITLPDDPNLILSELQSLQTLAKEKPVLAIMTGGLGPTEDDYTLESVLKLTGKKSYSVEKAKLRLTKIYESRGKEYKDILPNVFRQTFVPEGCKTLDNSVGIAVGFVESIGEKSYLVCMPGVPSEMTEMFKRRLVPELKKLYPRENLLQKTKWLWNIGESLFQNDFIEPNRTEFFHEAEWGVTANRGYIKCIFQSTNQNLLDQIINRLETQYPKIISDDVFINVHDRLLADKLTISVVESCTGGLLGKKLTEQPGSSSYFMGGFLTYSNEMKSNLLGIPIETINTYGAVSEEVAKAMVDGLCQKTGTHYGVSITGIAGPDGGSEGKPVGTVCIGIKEPNGETTVHRYVFPGNREAIRENASNTAIFLIYQSLKNRVI from the coding sequence ATGTCACCTTTTATTGTAATCCTTTCCACTGGATCCGAGTTAACCGCGGGTCGTAGTCTGGATACAAATTCTGGATGGATAGCGAATCAACTATTTGAACTTGGATGGAAGGTAAAAAAGTTCATAACTTTGCCTGATGATCCAAATTTGATTCTTTCTGAATTACAATCACTACAAACTCTCGCAAAAGAAAAACCGGTGCTTGCTATCATGACAGGTGGGCTTGGCCCAACAGAAGATGATTATACTCTGGAATCGGTTTTGAAATTAACCGGAAAAAAATCTTATTCTGTCGAAAAAGCAAAACTTCGTCTCACTAAAATTTATGAATCAAGAGGAAAGGAATATAAAGATATTCTTCCCAATGTATTTCGCCAAACTTTTGTTCCTGAAGGTTGTAAAACTTTAGACAATTCTGTAGGCATTGCGGTAGGATTTGTGGAATCTATAGGAGAAAAATCCTATTTGGTATGTATGCCAGGAGTGCCATCCGAGATGACTGAAATGTTTAAACGTAGGTTAGTTCCTGAATTGAAAAAACTTTACCCACGTGAAAATTTACTCCAAAAAACTAAATGGTTGTGGAACATTGGCGAGTCCTTATTCCAAAATGATTTTATCGAACCAAATAGAACTGAGTTCTTTCATGAGGCGGAATGGGGTGTCACTGCTAACCGTGGTTATATCAAATGTATTTTTCAATCGACAAATCAAAATTTACTAGATCAAATCATCAATCGATTGGAAACTCAATATCCAAAAATCATTTCAGACGATGTGTTTATTAATGTACATGATCGTTTATTAGCTGATAAATTGACAATCTCTGTTGTGGAAAGTTGTACTGGAGGATTACTCGGCAAAAAATTGACAGAACAACCTGGTTCCAGTTCCTATTTTATGGGTGGTTTTTTAACGTATTCGAATGAAATGAAGTCCAATTTACTTGGGATACCCATAGAGACCATAAACACTTATGGTGCAGTTAGTGAAGAAGTGGCAAAAGCTATGGTTGATGGACTTTGCCAAAAAACAGGAACACATTATGGAGTATCCATCACGGGGATTGCGGGTCCAGATGGTGGTAGTGAAGGAAAACCTGTAGGCACAGTTTGTATTGGAATCAAAGAACCAAATGGAGAGACCACTGTGCACCGTTATGTGTTTCCTGGGAACAGAGAAGCAATACGTGAAAATGCAAGTAACACTGCGATATTTTTGATTTACCAATCTTTAAAAAATAGGGTTATATAA
- the argS gene encoding arginine--tRNA ligase — protein sequence MKANQLLKNIVLAELESAVTSYIQKLNVDIPFEDFKIRIEYSRDEKFGDYSSPFALENKNLLKLNPKDIAEGVLAEIKNDSLFDFVSFSPPGFINFRIRPSYLIGYVAKVMSPVVSFAKTDDLETILLEFVSANPTGPMNIVSARSAAYGDALANLLLSLGHTVKREFYVNDYGNQVYLLGVAVLIRIFESKGDHISFQEEESDESIFSLIEKRVLPKESYRGEYIKDIANELLKNSEHSKQVADWIQNKNWEECIQFLSKYAVEYNLSRQKEDLDLFGVQFDKFYSERSLHESGEVENVPSLLKKEDVATIDGKLHFLSTHYGDDKDRVIRREDGRPTYLMADIAYHFDKYKRGFTKLIDIWGPDHYGYIARLKGAVESFGKSKESFMVLIAQQVNLIENKEKVKMSKRLGIFQTMRDLLTYLGKNGKDVGRYFFLMRSSDAPLDFDLDLAKDESDKNPVFYIQYAHARVCSIFRELQMNISEWKFPTDLKVEQFQQEERVRLLFWVSRFQEEVYDTATHLEPHRLTNYLQSLSKAFTKFYSHKDNRIKEKVGEEKEQLLLLIYVTKLAIASGLELLGISSPEKMSKEEV from the coding sequence ATGAAAGCCAATCAATTATTAAAGAATATTGTCCTCGCAGAATTAGAATCTGCAGTTACGTCTTATATACAAAAGCTGAATGTCGATATCCCATTTGAAGATTTTAAAATTCGAATTGAATATTCGAGGGACGAAAAGTTTGGAGATTACTCCTCTCCCTTTGCCTTAGAGAATAAAAATCTTTTAAAATTGAACCCGAAGGACATTGCTGAAGGAGTTCTTGCCGAAATCAAAAATGATTCCCTTTTTGATTTTGTATCTTTTTCTCCGCCTGGTTTTATCAATTTCAGAATTCGTCCTTCGTATTTAATTGGGTATGTTGCAAAAGTCATGTCACCTGTTGTTTCCTTTGCAAAAACAGATGATTTGGAAACAATTTTGTTAGAATTTGTTTCCGCTAACCCAACTGGTCCCATGAATATTGTATCTGCTCGTTCTGCTGCTTATGGTGATGCATTAGCAAACTTATTATTGAGTTTAGGTCATACCGTCAAACGAGAGTTTTATGTAAACGATTACGGAAACCAGGTGTATTTACTCGGAGTGGCAGTTTTAATTCGAATTTTTGAAAGTAAAGGGGATCACATTTCCTTCCAAGAAGAAGAATCTGACGAGTCCATATTTTCACTGATAGAAAAACGTGTATTACCCAAAGAAAGTTACAGAGGGGAATACATTAAAGACATTGCCAATGAATTACTTAAAAACTCAGAGCATTCAAAACAAGTTGCGGATTGGATCCAAAATAAAAATTGGGAAGAATGTATTCAGTTTTTATCCAAGTATGCAGTTGAGTATAACCTTAGCCGACAAAAAGAAGACTTAGACTTATTTGGTGTTCAATTTGATAAGTTCTACAGCGAAAGAAGCTTACACGAATCAGGTGAAGTAGAAAATGTGCCTTCCCTTTTGAAAAAAGAAGATGTCGCCACAATCGATGGTAAACTCCATTTTTTATCAACCCACTATGGTGATGACAAAGACCGTGTGATTCGTAGGGAAGATGGAAGGCCAACTTATCTCATGGCTGACATTGCCTATCATTTTGATAAATACAAAAGAGGATTTACCAAACTTATCGATATTTGGGGACCTGATCATTATGGTTATATTGCTCGATTAAAAGGGGCAGTGGAATCCTTCGGGAAATCAAAAGAAAGTTTTATGGTTCTCATTGCTCAACAAGTGAATCTGATCGAAAACAAAGAAAAGGTTAAAATGAGTAAACGGTTGGGAATTTTCCAAACTATGCGGGATTTGTTAACTTATCTAGGAAAAAATGGAAAAGATGTGGGACGATATTTTTTCCTAATGAGAAGTTCGGATGCACCACTCGATTTTGACTTGGATTTAGCAAAAGATGAATCAGATAAAAATCCTGTATTTTATATCCAATATGCTCATGCAAGAGTTTGTTCCATCTTCCGTGAATTACAAATGAATATATCAGAATGGAAGTTTCCTACTGATTTAAAAGTTGAACAATTCCAACAAGAAGAACGAGTTCGACTTCTTTTTTGGGTTTCCCGTTTTCAGGAAGAAGTTTATGATACCGCAACTCATCTGGAACCGCATCGCCTAACAAACTATCTTCAATCTCTGAGTAAGGCATTTACCAAATTTTATTCTCATAAAGATAACCGTATCAAAGAGAAAGTAGGTGAGGAAAAGGAACAATTATTGTTACTGATCTATGTTACGAAATTGGCAATTGCTTCAGGTTTAGAACTTCTTGGAATCTCTTCACCTGAAAAAATGTCGAAAGAAGAAGTATAA